Proteins encoded within one genomic window of Bos indicus isolate NIAB-ARS_2022 breed Sahiwal x Tharparkar chromosome 23, NIAB-ARS_B.indTharparkar_mat_pri_1.0, whole genome shotgun sequence:
- the C23H6orf141 gene encoding uncharacterized protein C6orf141 homolog, with the protein MNGPHTGMGAPGPRGAPDLADSPRSEQRCQQFALEAGRWAPSAPGARNLSAAESSRRQGGAHEDREVGENADCDSWVRDKVLFLLHPERWLGTKGDAAPEEVADEEDLFKAQGQDREPNCSSPLFPRKIRISGSRVDAPSRAPKPLLVRVLDYEVTQEVLEVAWAKGSMTTLTEERSMTAVTFRTNRE; encoded by the coding sequence ATGAATGGCCCTCATACTGGAATGGGGGCCCCGGGTCCCCGCGGGGCTCCAGATCTCGCAGACTCGCCCCGCAGCGAGCAACGCTGCCAGCAGTTTGCGCTCGAGGCGGGGCGCTGGGCTCCCTCGGCCCCAGGTGCCCGGAATCTCTCGGCGGCGGAATCGAGCCGCAGGCAGGGCGGTGCCCACGAGGACCGCGAGGTGGGGGAGAATGCGGACTGTGATTCCTGGGTCCGAGATAAAGTGCTCTTTCTTTTGCACCCGGAGAGGTGGTTGGGGACTAAGGGGGACGCCGCGCCGGAAGAGGTGGCCGATGAGGAGGACCTTTTCAAAGCGCAAGGACAAGACCGGGAACCCAACTGCTCTTCTCCTCTCTTTCCACGGAAAATTCGAATTTCTGGCAGCCGTGTAGACGCTCCCTCTCGAGCTCCCAAACCCCTGCTCGTGCGGGTCTTGGATTATGAGGTGACACAAGAAGTCCTGGAGGTCGCATGGGCGAAGGGTAGCATGACCACGCTGACAGAGGAGCGCTCCATGACCGCGGTTACTTTCCGCACCAACAGGGAGTGA